Genomic window (Polyodon spathula isolate WHYD16114869_AA unplaced genomic scaffold, ASM1765450v1 scaffolds_1208, whole genome shotgun sequence):
GGGTCACTGTGTCAGAGACGCCATaaaaggacagagtgccggcattAAAGTCCAGATACACTCCTATTCTGGGGGAGCAGGGGGCAGTTATTGCAGTGTGATTGTTATTGTGCCAGGCAGAGTAACTGGAACCAACATTCTCCAAACTCCAGAACTTGTCATTGTATCCAAGGGCACAGGAATCATCCTGTCCTTTCCTGTTGATTCCTTTATATGTGACTCCTATAACAGCCTCTTCCCCACTCCACTCAATCTCCCAGTAACAGCGAGTCCCAGACAAACCCTCTCTGCAAAGCACTTGGGCCCATCTGTCAAATCTCTCTA
Coding sequences:
- the LOC121309330 gene encoding tripartite motif-containing protein 16-like protein, with the translated sequence LLYPSSSLQSDSYQLTLDPNTAHRNLYLSEGNRKVTCREETQPYPDHIERFDRWAQVLCREGLSGTRCYWEIEWSGEEAVIGVTYKGINRKGQDDSCALGYNDKFWSLENVGSSYSAWHNNNHTAITAPCSPRIGVYLDFNAGTLSFYGVSDTVTLLHRFQTTFTEPL